The Candidatus Aenigmatarchaeota archaeon genome window below encodes:
- a CDS encoding HNH endonuclease, translating into MKFKKLYPSFANPKTWRDNIKENISKQEWRNLRLKILKRDDYTCRYCGFKAEKWQIVHHIDGNPNNNDEKNLETICPMCNLIHHVGQGCVVQKIVDLYKKSKYSQNEIIQITRKLRSEGKTDNEIIKFLGLKQKVPFEMDRNYLKKLFGFITSRKTNQEWTQNALNYGYDLEKSKKI; encoded by the coding sequence ATGAAATTTAAAAAACTTTATCCTTCATTTGCAAATCCCAAGACATGGAGAGATAACATAAAAGAAAATATTAGTAAACAAGAATGGAGAAACTTGAGACTGAAAATACTAAAAAGAGATGATTATACTTGTCGTTACTGTGGTTTTAAAGCAGAAAAATGGCAAATAGTTCATCATATAGATGGAAATCCAAATAATAATGATGAAAAAAATTTAGAAACAATCTGCCCTATGTGTAATTTAATTCACCATGTAGGACAGGGGTGTGTTGTGCAAAAAATTGTAGATTTATATAAAAAATCAAAATATTCACAAAATGAGATTATTCAAATTACAAGAAAATTAAGAAGTGAAGGAAAAACAGATAATGAAATAATAAAGTTTTTGGGTTTAAAACAAAAAGTTCCATTTGAGATGGATAGGAATTATCTTAAAAAGCTGTTTGGTTTTATAACATCAAGAAAAACTAATCAAGAATGGACACAAAATGCATTGAATTATGGATATGATTTGGAAAAAAGTAAAAAAATATAG